The nucleotide window CTGATTCTTGCGCTTGTTCTTGCGCCAAACGTTTTTCTTTTTGTTCCAACCAAGAAGAGTAGTTGCCTTCCCAAGGAATGCCTTCACCACGGTCAAGCTCCAAGATCCAACCGGCAACGTTATCTAAGAAGTAACGGTCGTGAGTAATTGCCACAACGGTGCCCTCGTAGTCATGCAAGAAACGTTCTAACCATGCCACGGATTCCGCATCCAAGTGGTTGGTCGGTTCGTCTAACAATAACATATCTGGTTTTTCGAGTAATAAACGGCAAAGTGCAACACGACGGCGTTCACCCCCGGATAAATGTTCGATTTTGGCATCCCAGTCCGGCAAACGTAATGCATCAGCAGCGCGTTCTAATTGGTTATCTAAATTATGCCCGTCGTGCGCTTGAATGATGGCTTCCAACTCCGCTTGCTCCGCGGCAAGTTTGTCGAAATCTGCATCAGGATCGGCATATAAGGCATAAACTTCATCTAAACGCGTTAACGCACGTTTAACGTCACCCACGGCTTCTTCAATGGCTTCACGCACAGTTTGTTGCGGTTCAAGTTTTGGTTCTTGCGGAAGATAACCGATTTTAATGCTGGGTTGCGGACGCGCTTCCCCTTCGATGTCTTTATCAATGCCCGCCATAATGCGAAGCAACGTGGATTTACCTGCGCCGTTTAAGCCGAGCACACCAATTTTGGCTCCCGGGAAAAAGCTTAGGGAAATATCTTTTAGAATATGACGTTTCGGCGGAACCACTTTGCCTACTCGGTGCATCGTGTAAACGAATTGTGTTGACATAATTTTTCTCTGGTTAAGGGAAAAGTGCGGTCATTTTTATCGATGTTTTGACATACGGAATGACCCTAAAGAAACAATAAATCACAAAGATTATTGCCATAATTCAGGTGGCTCATTCTACTTGATGTTTGCTGTTGTGCCAATTTCCATTCATATTTTAATCGTGTTTTTGGCACAAAAAAAACCTCTCCGAAGAGAGGTAGGAAAGTTGTTTAGCTATTATGATTATTTTATTTAGGAACTTTATGAATATCAAGCAATCACTTGATTTTTAAGATAGTACATTAAATTGAGTCATCATTAAAATCAGAAAAGATTATTTCTTGATATAAATCAATAAAATGATCAATTGATCATTTTTCTCACCAGTTTTAGCCGGTAACTAATCTATAAATAAGATATCCAGTTTTCTAGATTAGCCTAGGGGGAATATAAAAATTTCTATCTAATTAAGAGAGTTAGAACCCTTTTAGATAAATTATCTCCCTTTTCCAATTTTCTACTGGTTTATCCATTTAAAACTACAGCATTCTTAGGATATGAATTTCTAACTGTTAGACTAGTTCATACATACCGACTACAAAAAACCACTTTCAAGTATTGAAAGTGGTTTAGCTTTACCTAGTTTATAACAAAAATATTTAACAAAACTTTAAATGAGACTACCATTCAAAATTTATACCAGCATTATAGCTTGCACCGCCACCGTTCGCACTAAATGACACTCCAGCCTTAGCTGCAATATTTTCATTAAAACGATAACCAGTACCTACTGCTAGTGCTGTTTTAGATTTATAGCCACCCACAGCCGCACTCATATTTACTTTGCCTACATTGTACGGTTGGAATAACCCGCTTAATGCGGCTTGAGATGCTAAGCCATTTTTTACTTCTTTATCTAAATCATTTACACGACTATCAAGTTGATCAATACGTGCGCTGTTACGGTCAACCTTAGTTTTTAAGGCAGAGATATTCTTTTGTTGCATAGATTTTAACTGAGCGATATCAGCTGTATTAGCTTTAATCATAGTCTCATTTTTTATCACAGAAGTTTTATCAGCTTTACTTGCTAACTCTGCCTTATCAGCCTTACTTGCTAGCTCTGCCTTATCGGCTTTGCTTACTAGCTCAGTCTTGTCAGCTTTGCTTGCTAACTCTGCCTTATCAGCTTTGCTTACTAGCTCAGTCTTGTCAGCTTTGCTTGCTAACTCTGCCTTATCAGCTTTGCTTACTAGCTCAGTCTTGTCAGCTTTGTTTGCTAACTCTGCCTTATCAGCTTTATCTGCTAATTTACTATCAACATAAGTTTTGTTTGCTTTAGTTTCAATCATGCTGTTTTGAGCACGGATGTCTTGAGTATTTTTTTCAACTTTAGCAGCATCTAAGAAACTTGATGTAT belongs to Aggregatibacter sp. 2125159857 and includes:
- a CDS encoding YadA C-terminal domain-containing protein, with amino-acid sequence MNTQLLKRTAVALFITGVISSSAFATDPLIAALAKTSQQLKDDVSDLKQSHNDLANHVTSEINRVTEYVNSMSDDIDTNTAEIEKLKNTSSFLDAAKVEKNTQDIRAQNSMIETKANKTYVDSKLADKADKAELANKADKTELVSKADKAELASKADKTELVSKADKAELASKADKTELVSKADKAELASKADKAELASKADKTSVIKNETMIKANTADIAQLKSMQQKNISALKTKVDRNSARIDQLDSRVNDLDKEVKNGLASQAALSGLFQPYNVGKVNMSAAVGGYKSKTALAVGTGYRFNENIAAKAGVSFSANGGGASYNAGINFEW